CCATTTTTCCTTGTCTTTCGCTTCATCCACGGAAGCACCAACGAAAGTTACATTTTTACCTTCCATTTCTTCTTCCAGGTGCTTCAGGTGAGGCAGTTCCGCTTTACAAGGACCACACCAGGTAGCCCAAACGTCTACTACTACCACTTTGCCTTTCAGGTCATTGAAAGCTACTTTGTTACCGTTTACATCTTCACCTATGAAGTTATAACCCGCTTCACCGGCATTGAATTTACGGATGCTTTTTTCGTAGTCGTTGTAACGTTGCTTTTCCAGCGGAGTGCTGAAATACTGCTGGTAAGGCGCCATGGCGGTAGTCAGCTCATCCAGTGATTTATATGCTCCCATACTGTTCAGCAAGGCTAAAGCTTTCAGACGATCGTTGCAGATACCATTGACCTTTTTAGCCAGTAACTCAGCCTGTGCAGGCCTTGCAGCTGTTCTGTCGCCAATGATAAACTGGAAAGTGTTGTAAATCTGCATGTAGTCATTGATATTACCCAGGCGGATGTAGTTTGCATCACAGAATTTTTTATCCTGAACAATAGTATTGTAGAACGCAGGATACTGTTCTTTCTTTGGATGATCAGAGCGTGGTGTCAGCAACAAACGCATAGCTGCATACTCAATATCAGCATCCATCGTCACTTTCATCAATGCGCTAAACGATTTGTTAGTGCTGGTGAATGACTTTTTGAAAGCCGCAATTTTAGGCTGGGTCGCTTCCAGTTTAGGGAAATAAGAATGGAAGGTCACACTGTCGATAGTGTAAGCAGGACTCATTATAGGAGCCGCAACTTCATTCCATTGTTGCAATGATTTGTTCTCTGCAGAACCCGTTTTCTGTTTGAAAGAATGTCCTTCAATTGCCAGGTTCAGCTGATCACCTGATTTCAGGTAAATACGCGTACCCAGATCTTTAGGGTAGGCAGAGATGTAATAGAAACCTTCGGCTGGTTTTTGCAGTGCAAACGCAAATGCATGATCTGCATTTACTTCAGTGGACGCAACTTCTTTTGTCTGACCTTCAACTACGGCATACAGACTTAATTTTGTGGCTTTTTCGTTGTCGGTGGTCCCTTGAATGGTGGTGAGCGTTGGTTGGACAGGGCCAGGGCCTGCTATTGCGTGTACAGTGGTGAATGCCATGCACACAGCAACAGGAAGCATCCCGGTTAGGATGTTTTTCTTCATGGTAATTAATGGTGGTTTTTGTGATTTGTTGGCATAAAAATAATAAAGGGATTTAATATCAGTACTACATTATGTCAAACGGCTGATAATCATTACAGAATGGTCATTCCGGGCCTACAAACTGGTGGTAATACTTCTCTGTAAAGAACAAATTCTCCTCATCAAAACAAACAAATATGACCTCATTAATACTTGAACCCTTTTCTAAAAATGCTACAACAGTTTCCATGGCTATTCTTGCGGCCTGGTCTTTAGGGAAATGATAAATTCCCGTGCTGATATTCGGAAAGGCAATACTTTTCAATTCATTGCCTGCGGCCAGTTCCAGCGATTTACGGTAGCAACTGGCCAGCAGTGCCGGCTCATTTTTCTCTCCGCTTTGCCATACCGGCCCCACGGTATGAATCACATGCCTGGCGGGAAGCCTGCCTGCCCGCGTGATAACAGCATCACCGGTTTTACAACCTCCCTGCCTCGCTACAATCTGTCGGCAGTCTTCCAGTATTTCAGGGCCACCCGCACGATGAATGGCGCCATCTACGCCACCACCGCCCATCAATGAGGAATTGGCAGCGTTCACAATAGCGTCCACGGCAACTTTGGTAATATCTCCCTTAACAACTTTTATCTGCTTCATACAATTATATCCTACTTTTTTATCTTCCTGACATTAAGATATACTGCGCACATAAACCAGTTTTCCGGATCTTTTTCCACCCTCCCTCAGGTCTATTTCAAAATCGGGGAAGCTTCTGATCAGGTGAATCAGCTTATTATATCCATAGTTACGTGAGTCGAAATCAGGTTGTTTTTTAAGGAGCAAATTACCAAGCTCCCCAAGATAGGCCCAGCCGTCTTCATCAGCGATATCGTTGATGCTGGCGGTTAAGAGCGTAATCAATTCTTTATCCGCCTTGCTGATCCCTTTATTTTTTTCTTTGGGAGATTTTGATTTACCTGTTTCTGTTTTCTTTTCTGCTATCTGAAGAATTTCCAGGTAGATGAATTTATCGCAGGCAGACCGGAATGCGCTGGGGGTTTTCTTCTCTCCCATCCCGATTACATACATCCCGGCTTCCCGAAGGCGGGTCGCCAGCCTGGTAAAATCGCTGTCGCTGGAAACCAGGCAGAAACCATCTACCCTGCCGGTATACAGGATGTCCATCGCATCGATGATCATGGCCGAATCCGTGGCATTTTTGCCGGAGGTATAACTGTATTGCTGAATGGGGGTAATGGCATAGTCCAGCAGCACGGTTTTCCACCCTGAAACGGTGGGCTTTGTCCAATCGCCATAAATACGTTTAAACGTAGGGTTGCCATATTTGGCTACTTCTTCCAGCATCCCTTTTACATTATGGTAAGGGATATTGTCTGCATCTATCAATACTGCCAGACGAAGGTCTTTGGTATTATCCATATCATTTTCTATTAAAGCGAAACGTGTCAGTCACAAGCACTTGGGCTGCAACTGACACGTTTCTGTTATAGGCTTAATTGCTTATTTCAGGTAAGAACGAAGCATCCAGGCCAGCTTCTCATGTTTTTCCATGAGTCCCGTTACGAAATCGCTGGTGCCTTTATCGTTGTATTTCTGATCAAATTCATCGATCAGACGACGGAGGTTGCGAATAATCGTTTCGTGATCATCCAGCAATTCCTTGATCTGGGTTTTAGCATCATTGGTATACTCTGATTCCAGGAGGTGTGTCAGGTCCAGTACATCTCTGTACCTGCCCAACGCATAGTGACCCAGCGCACGGATTCTTTCTGCTACTTCGTCACCGAATTCCTCCAGTGTTTCATACTGTTCTTCGAAAAACAGGTGCAGATCCCTGAAGCTTGGTCCTTCAATGTTCCAGTGACAGTTGCGGGTTTTAGCATATAACACCAACTCGTCAGCTAATGCTTTATTCAATTCTAAAGCAACCTCTTTGGCGTGTTCAGGTAAAATGCCAGTGTTTACTTTCATATCCTTGAATTTTTTGGTTATTATAAATTTACTGATTCCGGGGATAGGCGCACATGAGTATTATCATGATTTAACAGCCGGTTAATATTAACAGCAGCGATCCGCTTTTGTTCGCCTGATCACGAGGTCTTAATACTTTACCAAAATTGTACCATTGTTGGTAATTTTGCGGCATGGAACAGTCGACAGGCAGGATCTACAATCTGCAATTCATATTACTGTGTTTGAGTAATGCCCTATTCTCAGCCAGTTTCAACATGATGATACCCGAGCTCCCGGCGTATCTTACCCAATTAGGCGGGGAAGATTATAAAGGCTATATCATCAGCGTTTTTACACTGATGGCGGGACTATCAAGGCCATTCAGCGGCAAACTGACGGATACCATCGGCCGTGTGCCGGTGATGATATTCGGATCGCTGATATGTGTGGTTTGTAGTATGATGTACCCGATGGTCAGCTCTGTGGCGGCTTTCCTGTTGCTACGCTTCTTCCATGGTTTTTCCACAGGTTTTAAGCCTACAGGCACATCTGCATATGTTTCAGATATCGTCCCTTCCAATCGCCGCGGTGAGGCCATGGGGATGATCGGACTGGCCTCTATCATCGGTATGGCTATCGGGCCAGCCATTGGCGGCTGGGTAGCGCACCAGTGGGGTATTAATGTAATGTTCCATCTGTCTGCCGCTTTTGCATTGCTTTCTGTTGTCATCCTTATCGGTGCCATGAAAGAAACACTGCCCGACAAACAGCCGTTCCGTTTATCCCTCCTGCGTATCCATCGTGGTGAAATATTCGAACCACTGGTAATAGCGCCGGTGATCGTCACTTTCCTGACTTTCTTCAGCTATGGCGCAGTGCTCACGGTCATTCCGGATTACAGCACCTACCTCGGTGTGGATAACAAAGGACTTTTCTTTACTTTTTACACCGGCGCCTCTATGGGTATCCGACTTGTAGCAGGAAAGGTTTCCGATAAATATGGCCGTATTCCTGTGTTGAAAATATCCGCCATTATTATGGCCGCATCTATGGCCATGATTGCGGTGGCAACTTCCCCATGGATACTGTTTGCCGCTGCGGTCGTATATGGCGCAGCAACAGGTCTTAACTCTCCTGCCGTTACCGCCTGGACAGTAGATCTGAGTAACCCGCAGTTTAAAGGACGGGCCCTCGCGAGCATGTATATTGCGATGGAAGCGGGTATCGGATTGGGCGCCTGGGGTTCTGCGCTGATCTATCATAACCATGCGAGCCGCTTCCCGCTTACCTTCTTTGTATTGGCGGTTATAACGCTGATGGCTACACTATACCTGGTGTTCTTTAAGATTCCACGGAATTTTGAGGAAGCGAAGCTTCAGTATGCGCGCACGTAGTTTTTTTCTTGTAGATGATTATCGTGTATTTATACTTTCAACCCCGATCAACCGCCTCCGGCAGTTGATCGGGGTTGAAAGCTTTAGTGCCACCAGTGGTGGCACTAAAGCTTTCAGGATCTCTCTATTTTATTCGTCATCTTTTTCTTCTGCTTCCTGGATATAAATATCTGTCGGCAAACTCTTATTGGTATTTACTCCCAGCTTCTTCATCTTCTCCGCACTCCTTACCAGGTTACCTTTGCCGGAATTCAGTTTTTTCAATGCTTCTTCATAGGCCAGCTGGCTTTTATTAAGATGTGACCCAACTAATTGAAGATCATTGACAAAGCCAACGAACTTATCATAAAGGGCGCCGCCCTGCCTGACAATTTCCTGTGCATTGCGGTTCTGCTTTTCCAGTTTCCACATGTTTTCAATCACTTTCAGCGTTGCCAGCAGAGAAGGAACGCTTACCAGTATAATGCGTTTGCGGAAGGCAAAGTCGTACAGGTCTTCATCTGGCTGCATGATAGCCAGGGCATAAGCGGGTTCTATCGGAATGAACAGCATAACAAAATCAGTGGTGTTGTTATACAGGTTCTGATAGGCTTTGGCACTGAGTTCGTTGACGTGATTTTTTACAGAGCTGAGGTGCGCTTTCAGCGCCTGCTGGCGCACAACATCATCTTCTGCACTGCAATATTGCTCATAGGCTTTCAGCGAAACCTTAGAATCGATCACCACTTTTCTGTCTTCCGGAAGATGTAATACCAGATCCGGTTTACGTAGCTGGCCGGCGTCGTCATAGCGGGCATCCTGTGTCTGGTAATGAATACCGCGTTCCAGTCCGGAGGCTTCCAGTACTTTCTCCAGGATTACTTCGCCCCAGTTGCCTTGTTTTTTGGTGTCGGCCTTGAGCGCATTGGTGAGGTTATTGGCTTCTTTTGACAGCAGCTGATTGAGCGACAACAGCCGCTGTAGTTCTGCTTTCAATTCGGTACGCTGGGTGGTTTCGGCCACCAGCGATTGCTGAACACTACTTCTGAAATTGTCGATTTTTTCGGAAAGTGGTTTCAGCAGGTCATCCAGTTTGAGCTGGTTTTGTTCCATGAAGTTACCGGAGATCCTTTGCAGCAGATGGTTAGCGGTATTTTCAAATTGGAGCCTTACCTCTTCCTGCTGTTGCAGCATTCGCTGACGCTCTTCTGTCAGTTGCTGGCTAAGGAATTTATTTTTCTCGATCAGGCGGCCCTGATCGTTTTGAAGCAATGCGTATTCTTCGTTGAGTCTTTCCAGTTGCTCTCTGGCATCCCGGACCTGTTGCTGCTTTTCCTGCAGCGACTGATCGGCATAGCCCTGGCGGGCTTCCAGCTGTATAGCACGTTCCTGGAGCTGGCGGCCCTGGCTTTCCAGGCTACGTTGTTTTGCTATGGCAGCAAATAGTAGGTATGTAAGTACGAGAATGATGATTCCCGCAATTATCAGGTATACTGTCATGACAATCGTCCTCCTGTTACAAAATTCAGCTTCCGCTACGCATTCTACCTGCGTAATGATAGCTAATCAATTAAAAATCAATCCGGCGGAGCCCGATTATTCACTATATCTTCCTGGAAATCCTTAACGGTGGTGCTTCTTCACAAAGCCGATTTCTTCTCTGGCATCATTCTCCCAGCCGATCATCTCTTCCAGAAATTTCTCTATAAACCGGTGAACATATTCTTCATTGATTTCTTCCGGCTCTACCGTATCAAGCGTACTGTTTTTAGGGCCATCGGCGGTAATACCGTCAATAAAAGGATAGGCTACCCAGGTAACAATCTGGCCATTTCTGGACTGAGAAAATGACAGCAGACCACCTTTCTTCATCTTCTGAACGATGGCGGTAGGGTTTTTCTCTATGATGCCGCTGGGACTGAAATTAAAGCTGATAAAAGCAGATTCCATGTTCTGCCAGGCTTCATTGATATCGACGGTCCAGTCGAAAATAGGGAATCGTTCGGCAACGCCTTTCAGCGTGGTTAATATCAGATCTCTCGTGATGGTATGCCAGTGGTTACGGCGCTCTTCTATCCGGTAAAATACCTGCGCCAGTTCCTGCGCAAGCCGCTCGATATTATCCATAACTTTTTTTACTGAAGTTAAACTATAAAGGCATTCAGCACAAACATGCCGAATGCCTTTATATGGTATAATATCAAACGATTAGAGCCTTTCGTATAATTTACGCAGACGCTCTCTGGTCATGATTTCTTTCCAGTCTTTACCCAGTGCGTTTTCCCACAGCGGTGCCATTCCCAGCGATACGTTGATCATAATGTCAAACTGCTCGTCGGTGAGGCCTTTGGTGATACCTTGCGGAATATCGATGTTGTGTTTTTTCACCATCTTCTTGAATTTCTCCACGCCATCAGGATAGAACTCTTCCAGTTTATCAAACACGATACAGTTACCGATACCATGTTTGGTGCCCAACAGGTAAGCCAGACCATAGCTCACGGCGTGTGCCACACCTACCTGTGAATAAGCGATGCTCATACCACCGGCATAGGAAGCCATCATCAGTTTTTCGTCTGCATCATCATCCCACTGGTCTTTGTCCAGGAAGATTTCCTCGCAGAGTTCCTGTGCCTTTTCACCATATGATTGAGAGAATGCATTC
This window of the Chitinophaga sp. Cy-1792 genome carries:
- a CDS encoding O-acetyl-ADP-ribose deacetylase; protein product: MKQIKVVKGDITKVAVDAIVNAANSSLMGGGGVDGAIHRAGGPEILEDCRQIVARQGGCKTGDAVITRAGRLPARHVIHTVGPVWQSGEKNEPALLASCYRKSLELAAGNELKSIAFPNISTGIYHFPKDQAARIAMETVVAFLEKGSSINEVIFVCFDEENLFFTEKYYHQFVGPE
- a CDS encoding MFS transporter, producing MEQSTGRIYNLQFILLCLSNALFSASFNMMIPELPAYLTQLGGEDYKGYIISVFTLMAGLSRPFSGKLTDTIGRVPVMIFGSLICVVCSMMYPMVSSVAAFLLLRFFHGFSTGFKPTGTSAYVSDIVPSNRRGEAMGMIGLASIIGMAIGPAIGGWVAHQWGINVMFHLSAAFALLSVVILIGAMKETLPDKQPFRLSLLRIHRGEIFEPLVIAPVIVTFLTFFSYGAVLTVIPDYSTYLGVDNKGLFFTFYTGASMGIRLVAGKVSDKYGRIPVLKISAIIMAASMAMIAVATSPWILFAAAVVYGAATGLNSPAVTAWTVDLSNPQFKGRALASMYIAMEAGIGLGAWGSALIYHNHASRFPLTFFVLAVITLMATLYLVFFKIPRNFEEAKLQYART
- a CDS encoding TlpA disulfide reductase family protein — encoded protein: MKKNILTGMLPVAVCMAFTTVHAIAGPGPVQPTLTTIQGTTDNEKATKLSLYAVVEGQTKEVASTEVNADHAFAFALQKPAEGFYYISAYPKDLGTRIYLKSGDQLNLAIEGHSFKQKTGSAENKSLQQWNEVAAPIMSPAYTIDSVTFHSYFPKLEATQPKIAAFKKSFTSTNKSFSALMKVTMDADIEYAAMRLLLTPRSDHPKKEQYPAFYNTIVQDKKFCDANYIRLGNINDYMQIYNTFQFIIGDRTAARPAQAELLAKKVNGICNDRLKALALLNSMGAYKSLDELTTAMAPYQQYFSTPLEKQRYNDYEKSIRKFNAGEAGYNFIGEDVNGNKVAFNDLKGKVVVVDVWATWCGPCKAELPHLKHLEEEMEGKNVTFVGASVDEAKDKEKWKTFVHDQEMKGTQIFMSGWSEVTKFYDIKGIPRFMVFDQQGKIVTIDAPRPSTPELKALIEKLLAKG
- a CDS encoding Dps family protein — encoded protein: MKVNTGILPEHAKEVALELNKALADELVLYAKTRNCHWNIEGPSFRDLHLFFEEQYETLEEFGDEVAERIRALGHYALGRYRDVLDLTHLLESEYTNDAKTQIKELLDDHETIIRNLRRLIDEFDQKYNDKGTSDFVTGLMEKHEKLAWMLRSYLK
- a CDS encoding NYN domain-containing protein codes for the protein MDNTKDLRLAVLIDADNIPYHNVKGMLEEVAKYGNPTFKRIYGDWTKPTVSGWKTVLLDYAITPIQQYSYTSGKNATDSAMIIDAMDILYTGRVDGFCLVSSDSDFTRLATRLREAGMYVIGMGEKKTPSAFRSACDKFIYLEILQIAEKKTETGKSKSPKEKNKGISKADKELITLLTASINDIADEDGWAYLGELGNLLLKKQPDFDSRNYGYNKLIHLIRSFPDFEIDLREGGKRSGKLVYVRSIS
- the rmuC gene encoding DNA recombination protein RmuC, which gives rise to MTVYLIIAGIIILVLTYLLFAAIAKQRSLESQGRQLQERAIQLEARQGYADQSLQEKQQQVRDAREQLERLNEEYALLQNDQGRLIEKNKFLSQQLTEERQRMLQQQEEVRLQFENTANHLLQRISGNFMEQNQLKLDDLLKPLSEKIDNFRSSVQQSLVAETTQRTELKAELQRLLSLNQLLSKEANNLTNALKADTKKQGNWGEVILEKVLEASGLERGIHYQTQDARYDDAGQLRKPDLVLHLPEDRKVVIDSKVSLKAYEQYCSAEDDVVRQQALKAHLSSVKNHVNELSAKAYQNLYNNTTDFVMLFIPIEPAYALAIMQPDEDLYDFAFRKRIILVSVPSLLATLKVIENMWKLEKQNRNAQEIVRQGGALYDKFVGFVNDLQLVGSHLNKSQLAYEEALKKLNSGKGNLVRSAEKMKKLGVNTNKSLPTDIYIQEAEEKDDE